A stretch of Lathyrus oleraceus cultivar Zhongwan6 chromosome 6, CAAS_Psat_ZW6_1.0, whole genome shotgun sequence DNA encodes these proteins:
- the LOC127093988 gene encoding probable pectinesterase 29, producing MSFHWFYFTWLFLMIGLRIELSNAQIHKRYGNRLYPYKTIVVDPKRRGCFSTIQSAIDSIPSNNRYWTSINIKAGYYREKLTIPYDKPYIIIQGDGMSKTLVEWDDHANTMQSATFFTMADNIVVKYITFKNSYNDPEKRNPWLPAVAAMVSGDMSYFYGVGFLGFQDTLWDDNGRHYFHNCFIQGAVDFIFGAGQSLYEGCTISVIAQALGPGVPGIITAQGRTNPNDANGFVFKHCKIYGDGTTYLGRPWRAYARVFFYNNNMSNIVNPLGWDPWNFVGHEDRIQFSEYLNYGYGATTNYRVKWTKNLDMNTINTMASLSFIDNDGWLQNQQF from the exons ATGTCTTTTCATTGGTTTTATTTCACATGGCTATTTCTCATGATTGGTTTGAGAATAGAGCTATCAAATGCTCAAATTCATAAAAGATATGGCAATAGGTTATATCCTTACAAGACAATAGTTGTTGATCCAAAGAGAAGAGGATGTTTTTCCACTATACAATCTGCCATTGATTCTATACCTTCAAACAATAGGTATTGGACTTCCATTAATATCAAAGCAGGTTACTACAG GGAGAAATTGACGATTCCATATGATAAGCCTTATATCATTATTCAAGGAGATGGAATGAGCAAAACTTTGGTTGAATGGGATGACCATGCAAACACTATGCAGAGTGCTACGTTTTTTACTATGGCTGACAATATTGTAGTCAAGTATATCACTTTTAAG AACTCATACAATGATCCAGAAAAACGTAACCCATGGTTACCTGCCGTAGCCGCAATGGTAAGTGGTGACATGTCATACTTCTATGGCGTTGGCTTCTTAGGTTTTCAAGACACTTTGTGGGATGATAATGGACGACATTACTTCCATAATTGTTTCATCCAAGGTGCCGTCGATTTCATATTTGGTGCCGGCCAGTCTTTATACGAG GGTTGTACGATATCAGTTATTGCTCAAGCATTAGGTCCAGGAGTACCTGGAATTATAACAGCGCAAGGGAGaacaaatccaaatgatgcaaatgGGTTTGTTTTTAAGCATTGTAAGATATATGGAGATGGAACAACATATTTGGGAAGACCATGGAGAGCTTATGCTAGGGTTTTTTTCTACAATAACAATATGTCCAATATTGTTAACCCTCTTGGTTGGGATCCATGGAATTTTGTTGGACACGA GGATCGTATACAATTCTCGGAGTATTTAAATTATGGATATGGTGCTACCACAAACTATAGAGTGAAATGGACTAAGAATTTGGATATGAATACTATTAATACAATGGCAAGTCTTAGTTTTATTGATAATGATGGATGGCTTCAAAATCAACAATTCTAA